One genomic window of Salvia miltiorrhiza cultivar Shanhuang (shh) chromosome 4, IMPLAD_Smil_shh, whole genome shotgun sequence includes the following:
- the LOC131019686 gene encoding 50S ribosomal protein L19-1, chloroplastic-like, with the protein MQSLYGKFRLVTKQTINSLKNIELSKVASVESRYLGCSMNRFSGFSSERSAFLLNKQFGAKVVKPASSESCSMASMLPSYRVLSSGSQSASLVFKFPTRNFSTPGSTPENVSASSELPPRIKFKRLDKTARHIMQIIDKEAVEEVKSSREIPEIKPGYIIQLKVVVPENKRRVSIIKGIVIAMRNAGLNTTFRIRRLVGGVGIENLFPLYSPNIKEITVLDKKRVRRAKLYYLRDRMNPLRKN; encoded by the exons ATGCAATCGCTATATGGTAAATTCCGGCTGGTCACGAAACAAACAATCAACTCGCTGAAAAATATTGAGCTGAGCAAAGTCGCATCTGTTGAATCGAGATATTTGGGATGCTCGATGAACCGGTTTTCGGGTTTCAGTTCTGAGCGTTCAGCATTTCTTTTG AATAAACAATTTGGCGCTAAAGTTGTCAAACCAGCATCCTCTGAAAGTTGTAGTATGGCATCAATGTTGCCATCTTACAGAGTCCTAAGCTCTGGAAGTCAATCAGCTTCTTTGGTATTCAAGTTTCCAACTAGGAACTTTTCAACTCCGGGATCTACTCCTGAGAATGTTTCTGCTTCTTCTGAACTGCCTCCACGCATTAAGTTTAAGAGGCTTGATAAAACTGCAAGACATATAATGCAG ATAATTGATAAAGAAGCAGTTGAGGAAGTTAAATCAAGCAGAGAGATACCAGAGATCAAGCCTGGTTACATCATCCAGCTGAAAGTG GTAGTACCAGAGAATAAGAGGCGTGTTTCAATTATAAAAGGCATTGTTATAGCTATGCGCAATGCTGGTTTAAATACTACTTTCAGAATTAGAAGGCTTGTAGGAGGTGTTGGTATTGAAAATCTCTTCCCTCT GTATTCTCCAAACATAAAGGAGATAACAGTGTTGGACAAGAAGAGAGTGAGGAGGGCGAAGCTTTATTATCTTAGAGATAGAATGAATCCACTTAGGAAGAATTAA
- the LOC131019684 gene encoding probable serine/threonine-protein kinase WNK3 isoform X2: MLQDSASEADPDEGDTEPEFVEVDPSGRYGRYREVLGKGAFKKVYKAFDELEGIEVAWNQVKVSDLLRNSVDLERLYSEVHLLKTLKHKNIIKFYNSWVDTRNEHINFITEIFTSGNLRQYRKKHKHVDVRALKKWSRQILEGLLYLHSHDPPVIHRDLKCDNIFVNGNQGEVKIGDLGLAAILEQARAAHSVIGTPEFMAPELYEEEYNELVDIYAFGMCLLELVTLEYPYIECANAAQIYKKVTAGIKPASLVKVKDPDVRIFIEKCIAKVSDRMSAKQLLMDPFLLSDDDPGSVCRPLHQSSDDYANQFDAENHHEDSLFEGSRDFVVQGQRKDHNTIFLKLRIVDSSAQVTFGTFTSHLILRWIPQLMLLVKWLKSWI, translated from the exons ATGCTACAAGATTCGGCGTCGGAGGCTGACCCGGACGAAGGTGACACCGAACCAGAATTCGTTGAGGTTGATCCATCCGGTCGCTACGGTCGG TACAGGGAGGTACTTGGCAAAGGAGCTTTCAAAAAAGT TTATAAAGCATTTGATGAATTGGAAGGAATCGAGGTGGCTTGGAATCAGGTTAAAGTCTCTGATCTCTTGCGGAACTCGGTGGATTTGGAGCGGTTGTATTCTGAAGTGCACTTGCTTAAGACCCTTAAGcataaaaatattatcaaattCTACAACTCATGGGTTGATACCAGGAACGAGCATATCAACTTCATTACTGAAATTTTCACATCTGGGAATCTACGACA GTATAGGAAGAAACATAAGCATGTTGACGTGAGGGCCTTGAAGAAATGGTCCAGACAAATCCTAGAGGGGCTTCTGTATCTTCATAGTCATGATCCTCCAGTTATTCATCGCGACCTGAAGTGCGATAACATTTTTGTGAATGGAAATCAAGGGGAGGTGAAAATTGGTGATCTGGGGTTGGCTGCTATTCTTGAGCAGGCTCGTGCTGCCCACAGTGTAATTG GCACACCGGAATTCATGGCACCAGAGCTTTACGAGGAGGAATATAATGAGCTCGTTGATATATATGCCTTTGGTATGTGCTTGCTGGAGCTAGTGACCCTTGAGTATCCATATATCGAATGTGCCAATGCTGCACAGATATATAAGAAAGTGACTGCA GGAATCAAGCCTGCGTCACTAGTAAAAGTAAAGGATCCTGATGTCCGGATATTCATAGAGAAATGCATTGCAAAAGTCTCTGATCGAATGTCAGCCAAACAACTACTGATGGACCCATTTCTACTATCAGATGACGATCCTGGGAGTGTATGTCGTCCTCTACACCAAtcttcag ATGATTATGCCAACCAGTTTGATGCTGAAAATCACCATGAAGACTCTCTGTTTGAGGGCAGTCGAGATTTTGTGGTGCAGGGTCAAAGAAAAGACCACAACACAATATTCTTGAAACTTCGCATAGTGGATTCATCAG CTCAGGTCACATTCGGAACATTCACTTCCCATTTGATATTGAGATGGATACCTCAACTGATGTTGCTAGTGAAATGGTTGAAGAGCTGGATTTGA
- the LOC131019684 gene encoding probable serine/threonine-protein kinase WNK3 isoform X1, whose translation MLQDSASEADPDEGDTEPEFVEVDPSGRYGRYREVLGKGAFKKVYKAFDELEGIEVAWNQVKVSDLLRNSVDLERLYSEVHLLKTLKHKNIIKFYNSWVDTRNEHINFITEIFTSGNLRQYRKKHKHVDVRALKKWSRQILEGLLYLHSHDPPVIHRDLKCDNIFVNGNQGEVKIGDLGLAAILEQARAAHSVIGTPEFMAPELYEEEYNELVDIYAFGMCLLELVTLEYPYIECANAAQIYKKVTAGIKPASLVKVKDPDVRIFIEKCIAKVSDRMSAKQLLMDPFLLSDDDPGSVCRPLHQSSDDYANQFDAENHHEDSLFEGSRDFVVQGQRKDHNTIFLKLRIVDSSGHIRNIHFPFDIEMDTSTDVASEMVEELDLTDHDVSVIAAMIDSEVQSHIPDWAPRELSSRNKATLEGGGSRPASPATTESSNQIVMERLPSGRKYWCDSPKASAGNSPHKPGPSNLLLPESNVWSDENNQSPVRHRDNISSYEGSPLRHVDCDSDHDGCAKLEADSVPSNLQSGDVDHGNDASDDESLSLGENTIPSENDSDDIKYIIEKLEHLLDDQQKELEELKEKHELAITNILNELPEEIRLRILSICNRNRSEHNFHYRGTPFDD comes from the exons ATGCTACAAGATTCGGCGTCGGAGGCTGACCCGGACGAAGGTGACACCGAACCAGAATTCGTTGAGGTTGATCCATCCGGTCGCTACGGTCGG TACAGGGAGGTACTTGGCAAAGGAGCTTTCAAAAAAGT TTATAAAGCATTTGATGAATTGGAAGGAATCGAGGTGGCTTGGAATCAGGTTAAAGTCTCTGATCTCTTGCGGAACTCGGTGGATTTGGAGCGGTTGTATTCTGAAGTGCACTTGCTTAAGACCCTTAAGcataaaaatattatcaaattCTACAACTCATGGGTTGATACCAGGAACGAGCATATCAACTTCATTACTGAAATTTTCACATCTGGGAATCTACGACA GTATAGGAAGAAACATAAGCATGTTGACGTGAGGGCCTTGAAGAAATGGTCCAGACAAATCCTAGAGGGGCTTCTGTATCTTCATAGTCATGATCCTCCAGTTATTCATCGCGACCTGAAGTGCGATAACATTTTTGTGAATGGAAATCAAGGGGAGGTGAAAATTGGTGATCTGGGGTTGGCTGCTATTCTTGAGCAGGCTCGTGCTGCCCACAGTGTAATTG GCACACCGGAATTCATGGCACCAGAGCTTTACGAGGAGGAATATAATGAGCTCGTTGATATATATGCCTTTGGTATGTGCTTGCTGGAGCTAGTGACCCTTGAGTATCCATATATCGAATGTGCCAATGCTGCACAGATATATAAGAAAGTGACTGCA GGAATCAAGCCTGCGTCACTAGTAAAAGTAAAGGATCCTGATGTCCGGATATTCATAGAGAAATGCATTGCAAAAGTCTCTGATCGAATGTCAGCCAAACAACTACTGATGGACCCATTTCTACTATCAGATGACGATCCTGGGAGTGTATGTCGTCCTCTACACCAAtcttcag ATGATTATGCCAACCAGTTTGATGCTGAAAATCACCATGAAGACTCTCTGTTTGAGGGCAGTCGAGATTTTGTGGTGCAGGGTCAAAGAAAAGACCACAACACAATATTCTTGAAACTTCGCATAGTGGATTCATCAG GTCACATTCGGAACATTCACTTCCCATTTGATATTGAGATGGATACCTCAACTGATGTTGCTAGTGAAATGGTTGAAGAGCTGGATTTGACTGATCATGATGTCTCAGTTATTGCTGCAATGATTGATTCTGAAGTTCAGTCCCATATTCCTGATTGGGCACCAAGGGAATTATCTAGCAGAAATAAAGCAACTTTAGAAGGCGGTGGTTCTAGGCCTGCTTCTCCGGCAACCACAGAGTCCTCCAATCAGATTGTTATGGAAAGACTGCCATCTGGGCGCAAGTATTGGTGCGACTCACCAAAAGCTAGCGCTGGAAACTCTCCACATAAACCCGGCCCTTCTAACCTGCTGCTGCCAGAATCGAATGTATGGTCTGATGAAAATAATCAATCTCCTGTTCGTCATAGAGATAACATTAGTTCATATGAAGGTTCCCCTCTAAGGCATGTGGATTGTGATTCTGATCACGACGGCTGTGCCAAACTGGAAGCTGATTCAGTGCCTAGTAATTTACAATCTGGCGATGTCGACCATGGTAATGATGCATCAGACGACGAGTCACTATCTTTGGGAGAAAATACAATTCCAAGTGAAAATGATTCAGATGACATAAAGTATATTATTGAGAAGCTTGAGCATCTGCTGGATGATCAGCAGAAGGAGCTAGAAGAACTTAAGGAGAAGCATGAACTAGCAATTACAAATATTCTAAACGAACTTCCTGAGGAAATTCGTCTGAGAATTCTTAGCATTTGCAACCGGAACAGATCAGAACATAATTTTCATTACAGGGGAACGCCGTTTGATGACTGA